A window of Candidatus Thiodiazotropha endoloripes genomic DNA:
GCTGCTGGAGAGTGAGTCGGAACTGATCAGTAGTGATCTGTTACTGATGAATTCTGAGGGCTATCGGCGACTGTTCGGTATTGACGAGTCTGTTTACACCGATCTGGTGTTGTCTGTGAGAAACCCCCGGGAGATTCAAAAAATCGCAGAAAAGCTGACGCTGTTATTGCCGGACAGTCGGCCAATTCTCAGAGCGGAGATCCTGCGTACCTATGAGAGTCTCTTCTCCTGGCGGCAGGGTGTGATGTTGATTCTATTGCTTGGTTCTGTGCTCGCTTTTGTCATATTCGCCTGGGACAAAGCCTCCGGGTTGAGTGCCGAGGAGCGTAAGGAGATCGGCATCCTGAAAGCGGTTGGCTGGGAGACCGGGGAAGTGATGCGGATGAAGTTCTGGGAGGGGATGATCATCTCCCTGACGGCTTTTCTTATCGGTTATCTGGCCGCCTACTTACATGTGTTCTATACCTCGGCCGGTCTGTTTGAGCCTGTGCTGAAAGGCTGGTCTGTTCTCTATCCCAGTTTTCAGCTAACCCCTTCAGTGGATGGTCTGCAACTCGCGACGCTGTTTTTCTTTACGGTGTTGCCCTATACCCTGGCGACCATCGTACCTGTCTGGCGGACCTCCATAACAGACCCTGATCTGGTAATGCGGTAGTCAGTGATGTTGATTGAATTGACAGATGTACGCAAGGCCTTCAATCAGGGCAAACCGAATGAGTTTTGGGCGATACAGGGAATCACCACCCAGTTTGAGGTTAACCGGATCAGTTGTCTTAAGGGGGCCAGTGGATCAGGTAAAACCACCCTGATGTCGATGATCGGCTGCCTGTCCCGGCCTACCAGTGGACGTATACGTCTGCAGGATCGCACCATCTCCTCCCTGCCTGAACGGTTTCTTACTCAAGTCCGTCGGCATACCTTCGGTTTCATTTTTCAGCGCTTTAACCTCATTCCTGGACTTAGTGTGGTGGAGAACATCATGCTGCCGGCCTACCCGCTGGGTTTGAAAGCCAGCAGCTTGAGAAGCAGGGCGGATCGTCTGCTCGAACAGTTCCTGCTGGCCGATAAAACGGATAATCCTGTTGAGTGGCTGTCCGGTGGTGAAGCTCAACGGGTGGCGATCTGCCGGGCACTGATCAATGACCCGAAAATCCTGATCGCCGATGAGCCTACTGCCAATCTGGATAGCCGGCTCTCCCGAGAGTTCATGGCTCTGCTCGATGAGTTGTCGAAAGCCGGCAAGACGGTGCTGATCAGCAGCCATGATCCGGTTGTCTTCGATTCGCCGGTTGTCGACCGGGTGGTGGAGCTTGAGGATGGTGTCATGGTCCCAGGGGAGAGATAGCCGGTGATGTTGAATCCTGCCACTCTGGCACTGCTGCTGGTGTCGATACTGGTCTCCATGATGCTGTTGGTGGCAACCGCTTTTGCCTTCAGAATCTTACACCACTGGGATATTCAGAGTGGCAGTGAGTTGCAGCTTCGACTGGAAAGAGGTACCTATCTGGTCTCAACCCTGTTGATCTGGGCTTTCCTGTTTGAGTTTCTCTCGCTGTTGCTGTTCATCTACAACGCAGAGGCCTTGTCGGGACAGTTTGTTGGCGCCATGTGTGCAACCGGGGTATTGAATCTGAATCCCTGGGGTTGGCCCACACTGTTTTTGAAGATCACGATGTTTTTTGTGGCAGTCATCTGGCTGGTGCTGAACTATCTCGACAACCAGGGCTATGACTATCCGCTGATCCGCTTCAAATATGCTTTGTTACTGTTGGCTCTGCCGCTGGTGATAGGCGAAACGATCGTGCAGTGGCTTCATTTCACTGAGATGGAGCCAAACCTGATCACCTCCTGCTGCGGAACGCTCTTCTCCGCCGATGCACAGGGAGTTTCCGCTGAGGTAAGTGGTATAGCGCCGGCTCAATCGATAGTCACGCTGGCTATCTCGGCCATCCTGGTAATCGCCGCTGGAGTATGGGTGGCATTGCGCGGATGGGGTGGCTGGCTGTTATCGATTGCGGCTATTGTCGCCTTTGTGGTTGCAATCCTGGCCATTATCTCTTCCATCTCGCTCTATATCTATGAGCACCCTCATCACCACTGCCCGTTCTGCATTCTCAAACAGGGGCACGGTTATGTGGGTTACTTTCTCTACATACCTCTGTTTCTGGCAACCTCACTCGCTTTGAGTGCCGGGTTTGTATCACCCTGGCGGAAGATCCTCAGTCTGAGTCATGCGGTGGCGGATCTGTTACCTGTACTAAGCTGGTTGTCGCAGTTCTTTTTTATACAGTTTTACCTTACCGCAGCCTGGTCGGTCTGGTTTTCCCGTCTTACCATGATGGAGGTCTGGTGGTGATTAAAAAGCCGATGTCCATCTTATTTGTTGTATTCAGCCTGACCATACTCAATGGCTGTCAGTCAGAGCATTCAGCCCTGACCAAAGGGGAGCCGCCACCCGCTTTTCAGTTACAGGATCTCAACGGCGATCGAGTGAATGTAACCAAGGATTTTGCGGGAAAGGTTGTTGTGATCCGCTTCTGGGCGGATTGGTGCCCCTTCTGTAAGTCGGAGATGCAGAGCATTGAGCCGGTCTACCAGGCATACCGTTCAAAAGGGTTGGTGATCCTTGCGGTGAATGTGCGGCAGGATCGTGAAACAGCATCAGCCTTCATAGATGAACTGAATATCAGCTATCCGGTACTGCTCGATCAGGAGGGGGCGGTGGCGAGAGAGTATGGGGTAATCGGTCTGCCCACCACCTTTATACTCGATCGCGACGGGCGCTTGCATACCCGTATCATCGGTGAGTCCACAGCGGAGCTGTTTGCCCGCATCGTGGATGCTTTGATATGAGTGCTGAGCTGACTCTCGGCGTGGCATTTCTAACCGGCATTCTCGGCAGCTTTCACTGCCTGGGAATGTGCAGTGGAATCAACACAGGATTCTTTATCCATTTTGCACCCAGGTTGCGATTAAGCCATCTGCTTACATACCACACACTACGGATTGCCGTTTATACATTACTCGGAATCGGTGGTGCTGTCGTTGGTCAGGTGTTGGTACAGAGTGGCATTGTTGGAAAAGCGCAGGGATTGCTGATGATTCTTGCCGGTGGTTTGGTTGTGTTACTGGGATTGAATCTGTTGGGTGTTTCACTCAACAGGGCGGTGAAGGTAAGGCCGGTCACTCATGTCGTTTCATTAACCGGTCTGAACAAACCGATCTCGCTTCCAACCGTGATGGCCGGTCTGCTCAATGGCCTGGTGCCATGCAGTCTGGTTTTCTCCGTTGCCGTGAAAGCGGTATCCACCGCCGATCCGTTAACTGCGGGATTGCTGATGTTGAGTTTCGGTGCTGGAACCCTGCCTTCCATGGTGACAGCCAGTCTACTTGGCGGTTATGTCGGCAAGACCTTCCGTGGCGCGCTTGCACGGTTGGCTGGTGTGCTGGTGGTGGTGCTCGGGCTGTGGACAGTTTATGAAGGGGTGGTCTTTTACGACATTATGCGTGGGTTGGCCAATTGGTAGATCCACGCTTGGATTCGTCCTGACAGGCTCTGATTCGGCACCCAAATTCAGGGATTGTTGTGCGGTTCAATCTCATCACATGTTTCAAACCGCCGTTTATGTTTGAGTAGAAGAGGAGTTGTAAAACGATGAGTGAAACGAGTAACAAGGAACGCAGGAATCTGTTGAAGCTGTTATCGGCCGCAGGTTTGACCGGACTCTCCGGTGGTGTGTTGGCAGGCCAGGGTGTCGGGGCCATGGTGCCGGGTAAAGGCTGGGTCAAGGCAAGCGAGGCGAGTTGCGATGGAGATGGTACACCGCTGCAGTTTATTCCTAAAAAGGCGCCGGATAGTAATCCCTTGGAGAAAGAGCTGGAGAAATATGCCAAGTGTCCCTATTGCGGAATGGACCGCACCAAGTGGCACCACAGTCGTCATCTGGTCCACTACGATGATGACCTGGTGGATGCCACCTGTTCGATACACTGTCTGGCAATCAGCCTCTCGCTGAACATCGATCGTGGTCCAAAGGCGATCTATGCTGCGGATTATGCGGCCGATGATGAGATCAAGCCGTTGATCAATGTGGATCAAGCAAGCTATCTGATCGGTGCCAAGCTGAAAGGTACCATGACCACCCGAAGCAAGATGGCCTTCGGCTCAGTGGCGGCGGCAAAAGTGATTCAGGCGGAAAAAGGTGGTGCTCTTGCGAGTTTCGATGAGGCCTTGAGTGAGGCCTATGCCGGTATGGCGAAAGATACCTTGATGGTACGTAAGAAACGTTCGGAACGGCGCAGGAAAATGATGCAAAAGATGAAGCAGCAAAAGGGCTGATGGAGTGCCTGCAGTGTCAAGTGTTGCTTGACACTGCAATGCAGTTTTGTGGCTGTGGATTCACGACTCTCCGCTTGTTATCACTCAATCGGGTCGTCGTGAGAATGTTATCGCTTTCAGTGAATGACAGATAGATGAGTATGAAAATAACCTGGTTGAAACGGCTGAGTGTGATGCCACTGATGTTGGCATATGGGTTGACTCAGGTGTCCGGTCTGCAGGCGCAGGAGCTACCCGACCCTGGTCCGAAGGATACCTGTCCGGTTTGTGGCATGTTCGTCGCAAAGTATCCGGAATGGATCGGCACGGTGCTGTACATGGATGGGCATGCGCACCATTTCGATGGCGCCAAAGATCTTTTTAAGTATCTCCATGATCTACAGAAATGGGCGCCCAACCATCAGGCGAGTGAAATCGATCGTATCGCAGTGACCGAGTACTACAGTCTGGGCCGTATCGATGCCCGGAGTGCTTTTTATGTGATTGGCTCGGATGTATTGGGTCCCATGGGACATGAGTTGATCCCACTGGAGAGCCTGGCCGATGCGGAGGCTTTTCTGCAGGATCATCAGGGAGTGGCCATCCTGAAATTTGATCAGGTTGATAAAGCACTGTTGTTGAATCTTGATGTGGGTGTTTTTGAGTAGTTCTGCACCACACTTGAAACCTTGGCTTTCAGCATGGTTTTACTCCGGGCTGCAAGCCTGGGAGGGAGAAGGCAACACGATTTTTTGCGCCTGTTCTGATATGATGATCTGACATGATGCAGGGTTGATACGGTTCCCAACCAGGACGATCCCACTATGTATATCTGTCTGATAAGTGTTCATGGTTTGATTCGCGGTCACGATCTCGAGCTGGGACGTGATGCCGATACCGGCGGGCAAACCAAGTATGTGGTGGATCTTGCCAAAGCGCTCGCTGAACGGGATGGGATCAGCCGGGTCGATCTGGTAACCAGACGCGTGGTCGATGCGGAAATCAGCGATGACTATGCAGAACCCCTCGAACTGCTGTCAGAGAAGGCCAAGATCGTAAGGATCGATGCCGGTCCTGAAGGTTATCTGGCCAAGGAGACCCTGTGGGATCATCTCGACAGCTTCATGGACAACCTGCTCAACTGGCTGAAGTCCCAGCCGCGCATGCCCGATATCGTTCACACCCACTATGCGGATGCAGGATATGTCGGGGTAAGGCTTTCCCATCTGCTGGGTGTGCCGTTGGTACACACCGGCCACTCCCTGGGGCGGGATAAACAGCACCAATTACTGGCTAAAGGTTTCAGTCGAAAGGAGATCCGTGAGCGTTACAACATGGATCGTCGGGTGGAAGCGGAAGAGGAGGTCCTGGCCAATGCGGATCTGGTGATCACCAGTACCCATAATGAGATCGAAGAGCAGTACAGCCTCTATAACCACTATCAGCCGGACAATATGGCGGTAATCCCGCCGGGCACCAACCTGACCCAGTTCCACCCCCCGTCCCGTGGGGCTAACATTCCTTTCCGTAAAACCCTGTCGCGATTTCTGCGCGATCCCGACAAGCCGATCATTCTCGCGCTCTCCAGGCCCGATGAGCGTAAGAACATTCTCACCCTGCTGGAAGTCTATGGTGAGTCGAGTCAGTTGCAGAGTGTAGCCAATCTGGTGATTGTTGCAGGGAACCGGGACGATATCCGGGATATGGAGAGCGGCCCCCAGTCGGTGATGACCGATATTCTGATGACCATCGATCTCTATGATCTGTATGGTCGGGTTGCCGTGCCGAAACGCCATCTGGCCAAGGAGGTGCCGGAGATCTATCAGCTGACGGCACTCTCTGAAGGGGTGTTCGTCAATCCGGCGCTGACCGAGCCCTTTGGTTTGACCCTGCTTGAAGCGGCAGCCAGTGGATTGCCGCTGATTGCAACGGAAAACGGTGGGCCGGTGGATATCATCGGCAACTGTAACAACGGATTACTGGTAGACCCGCTGAACAAGAAAGCGATCCGTCGCAGTCTGCTGAAGATATTGCATGATAACGAGTTGTGGCAGAAGTTTGCCCGCAATGGATTGAATGGTGTTCGCAAACACTACTCGTGGAAAGCGCACGCCAAGAAATATCTGGCGATGATCAAACCGATGCCCGCAGAGCATGAGAGGTTGCCGACCAAGCCACTGAAACATGTCAAATATCGCTATCGGGACCGGGCCATATTTACCGACCTGGATCAGAACCTGCTGGGGAATCCCACCGGTCTGAAACGTTTCATAAAGGTGGTGCGCGATAACCGGAAATGTGCCACCTTCGGTATTGCTACCGGGCGTCGCCTCGACGATGCCCTCTCCATCATGAAGAAGTTCTCGATTCCGATTCCTGACGTACTGATCACCAGTCTGGGTACCAAGATCCACTATACACAGGGTCTTTCGATGGACGACTACTGGGGTGAACATATCGACCACCTATGGCAGCCGAAAGGCATACGCCGGGTGCTGGCGGATCTTCCCGGGATCAAACCTCAGCCCAAACAGGATCAGAGTTTTTTCAAAATCGGCTACCACTACGATCCCAACAAGGCGCCCTCCGTTGATGAGATCAATGCACTGCTGCGTAAGGAGGAGTTGACCTGCAATGTGATACACGCCTTCGGTCAGTTTCTCGATGTGTTGCCATCCCGGGCCTCGAAAGGGCAGGCGCTGCGTTATGTGGCGCAACGGCTGGACGTACCCCTCGAACATATCCTGGTCGCGGGAGGCTCCGGTTCTGACGAGGATATGATGCGCGGCAATACTCTGGCCGTGGTGGTGGCCAACCGGCATCATGAAGAGCTCTCCCATATGATCGATCTTGAACGGATCTATTTTGCCGAGCAATCCCATGCGTTGGGAATTCTTGAGGCGATCGATCACTACGACTTCTTCAGAAGCTGTCATGTGCCTGAAGAGCCCTGACGCTCAATCGGCTACTCTGAATAGACTTGGACAGAAGTCTGATAGTGCAACAAGCAGTCTGTCGTGATTTGCTATCCTTAACACGAATGGCGCTTAATTAAGCACTAAAACCCATTGCATCCAGTTTTATCAATGGGTTTTGGTGGGGCATGGCCCCACCAAATAACGCTAAAGTAAGTGTTATTCATCCTTAACCCCAATATGCTTATTCTTTAAGCAGTCGGGTTGATCAAGCTTTGTGTGATTGAAACTCAACTCGTTGTTCGATGAATTCGTCTTAACAGGCCCTGATAACAATGAATAATAAAAAACTGATCATCTATGGTGAAGTGCTCTACGACTGCTTTCCGAATGGGGAACAAGTACTCGGAGGGGCGCCGTTCAACGTCGCCTGGCATCTCCAGGCGTTTGGCCAGTCCCCCTATTTTGTCAGTCGTGTCGGTCGGGATGCGGAGGGGGAACGGATTCTCCAGGCCATGGCTGATTGGGGCATGGAGACCGCCGGCGTGCAACAGGATGACGAGCATCCCACAGGTCGGGTCGTGATCAGCCTCGAGCAGGGTGAGCCGAGCTATGAGATCATGGCCGACGCGGCCTATGACTTTATCGATTCGACAGCGTTGAACTCCCTCGGTTGTGAGATGCTCTATCACGGCAGTCTGGGGTTGAGAAACACGACCGCCCGTAGTGCCCTCGAGCGTCTGAAACAGAATGGTGCAGAGAGTGTATTCCTCGATGTCAATCTACGCCCGCCGTGGTGGCAGCGGGAATCGGTCATGCGCTGGATCAATCAGGCAGACTGGCTTAAATTGAATCAGCATGAACTCGATCAGCTGGATGGAGGTGCCGGGGATCTGCATGAGCAGGCGCTGGCATTCAAGCAGAAACATGACCTGACCGGCTTGATCGTCACAATGGGGGAGCAGGGTGCATTTGTACTGTCGGATCAACCATCACCCCTGCAAGTGATCCCCGAAGCCAGTCAGGAGACCGTGGACAGTGTCGGTGCAGGTGATGCTTTCACGGCGGTGATGCTGCTTGGCCTGAACTCCCGATGGCCCCTGAAGCTTACCCTGCAAAGGGCGCAATCCTTTGCTTCAGCGATTGTAGGCAAGCGTGGTGCTACCGTATCATCTGCAAAATTCTATGCGGACTTCATTTCACGATGGGAGAGTCAGGGGAGTAATGCCGATTAGTGCTATAGCTCCCGGTATCGCAATATGTATGAACAGGTTTCACATTCACTGCTGAATCATATCCTCGACGAACTCAAAACCGAGATTCGTAAACGGGATCTGCGCCATTTCTATACCCGGCTCGGGGCCAATTTCTATGGTATTCATCTGCTGTTTCACCACCTCTACGGAAAACGGGACGATTTCAAGGAACAGATGATTCATCTGGTGGAGGTTATGGCGATCCGTTATGTACAACGCCATGTCACCCTCAAGCAGTTGGACAGCGAACGGGAGAAACATCACAACTGGTTCCTCAGTCAGGAGTGGGTAGGCATGGCCCTCTATGCGGATGGTTTTGCCGATAATCTCGAGGGGGTGGAGGAGCGTTTGCCCTATCTGCAGGAACTGGGCGTCAACATGCTGCATGTCATGCCGGTGATGGTCTGTCCCGACGGCGCCAGCGACGGGGGCTATGCGGTCAGTGATTTCCGCAATGTGGATGAGCGTTTCGGCAGCCTGGAGGATATCAACAGACTGGCCACCTCCACCCGTAAAAGGGGTATGCTGCTGGTGATGGATATGGTGCTCAACCACACTTCGGATGAGCATGAGTGGGCGCAACGGGCCCGCGCCGGAGAGCAGAAGTACCAGGACTACTACTACACGTTCAACAATCGTGATATTCCGGATATGTTCGAAGAGACCATGCCGGAGATTTTTCCCGAGACCTCACCCGGTAACTTCACCTGGGACGAGCCGATGAACAAGTGGGTGATGACGGTCTTCAATCACTACCAGTGGGACCTCAACTACAACAACCCGGCCGTGTTCATCGAGATGCTGGACAACACCCTGTTCTGGGCAAATCAGGGGGCGGATATTCTGCGTCTCGACGCGGTGGCCTTTCTCTGGAAGAAGATCGGCACCACCTCGCAGAATGAGCGTGAGGCCCATCTCCTGCTGCAATTGATGAAGGATTGTTGCCAGGTTACCGCGCCGGGTGTGCTGTTCATTGCCGAAGCGATTGTTGCTCCGGTGGAGATTACCAAATATTTTGGTGAGGATGCGGTAATCGCCAAAGAGTGCGAGATCGCCTACAACGCCACCTTCATGGCCTTGATCTGGGATGCGGTTGCCACCAAGAACACCAAGCTGCTGCGTCAGGGTATTCAGAGCCTGCCAACCAAGCTGGATCGGGCCACCTGGCTCAACTACTTACGCTGTCACGATGATATCGGTCTCGGTTTCGATGATGCGGATATCCAGCGGGCCGGTTACCAGCCGCTGGCCCATCGAAAGTTCCTGGTCGAATTTTTTACCGGTCAGTATGACGATTCCCCCGCCCGCGGCGCACCCTTCGGAGTGAATCTGAAAACCGGGGATGCCAGAATCTCCGGATCTCTGGCCTCCCTGGTGGGTCTGGAGGCCGCGATTGAGCAGGGTGATGCGGAGGCGATTGAGCAGTCGGTCAAGGTGATCCTGTTACTGCACAGTCTGATCTGCTCCTTTGGCGGTATGCCACTGCTCTACTATGGTGATGAGATCGGCACATTGAATGATCGGGAGTTCCTCAACGATAAGAACAAGGCTGGGGATAACCGCTGGATGCAGAGGCCGAAGATCGATTGGCAGCGGGCAGAACGCCGCCATCAGCACGGCACCCCTGAACAGCAGATCTTCGATGGCCTGAAAAAGATGATTGCCGCCAGAAAAGGGATTCCCGCGTTTGCCGATTTCAACAACCGGGAACTGATCGAAGTGGATAATCCTCATCTGTTTGTCTTCTGGCGCAGCGATCCATTCATGCCGCTGGGTTCCGTTCTGGTTGTCTGCAATTTCGACAGCAGCCCTCAGTTTATGGAGCTCAGCGCATTGGGCAACCGGGGGATGTTTGAGTATGGGAATCTGAAGGATCTCTATTCGGGGGAGAGCCCGCGACTGTTCAAACAGCAGTTGGTGGTGCCACCCTATCAGTTCTACTGGTTGACC
This region includes:
- a CDS encoding alpha-amylase family glycosyl hydrolase; the encoded protein is MYEQVSHSLLNHILDELKTEIRKRDLRHFYTRLGANFYGIHLLFHHLYGKRDDFKEQMIHLVEVMAIRYVQRHVTLKQLDSEREKHHNWFLSQEWVGMALYADGFADNLEGVEERLPYLQELGVNMLHVMPVMVCPDGASDGGYAVSDFRNVDERFGSLEDINRLATSTRKRGMLLVMDMVLNHTSDEHEWAQRARAGEQKYQDYYYTFNNRDIPDMFEETMPEIFPETSPGNFTWDEPMNKWVMTVFNHYQWDLNYNNPAVFIEMLDNTLFWANQGADILRLDAVAFLWKKIGTTSQNEREAHLLLQLMKDCCQVTAPGVLFIAEAIVAPVEITKYFGEDAVIAKECEIAYNATFMALIWDAVATKNTKLLRQGIQSLPTKLDRATWLNYLRCHDDIGLGFDDADIQRAGYQPLAHRKFLVEFFTGQYDDSPARGAPFGVNLKTGDARISGSLASLVGLEAAIEQGDAEAIEQSVKVILLLHSLICSFGGMPLLYYGDEIGTLNDREFLNDKNKAGDNRWMQRPKIDWQRAERRHQHGTPEQQIFDGLKKMIAARKGIPAFADFNNRELIEVDNPHLFVFWRSDPFMPLGSVLVVCNFDSSPQFMELSALGNRGMFEYGNLKDLYSGESPRLFKQQLVVPPYQFYWLTDQRPETGLTL
- a CDS encoding sulfite exporter TauE/SafE family protein — encoded protein: MSAELTLGVAFLTGILGSFHCLGMCSGINTGFFIHFAPRLRLSHLLTYHTLRIAVYTLLGIGGAVVGQVLVQSGIVGKAQGLLMILAGGLVVLLGLNLLGVSLNRAVKVRPVTHVVSLTGLNKPISLPTVMAGLLNGLVPCSLVFSVAVKAVSTADPLTAGLLMLSFGAGTLPSMVTASLLGGYVGKTFRGALARLAGVLVVVLGLWTVYEGVVFYDIMRGLANW
- a CDS encoding nitrous oxide reductase accessory protein NosL — translated: MSMKITWLKRLSVMPLMLAYGLTQVSGLQAQELPDPGPKDTCPVCGMFVAKYPEWIGTVLYMDGHAHHFDGAKDLFKYLHDLQKWAPNHQASEIDRIAVTEYYSLGRIDARSAFYVIGSDVLGPMGHELIPLESLADAEAFLQDHQGVAILKFDQVDKALLLNLDVGVFE
- a CDS encoding ABC transporter permease, which gives rise to MITILRKQRYFIDFTLGTMMRHKGKSLGLLTVYSLIIFMLASVMLFSHAMRSEAVALLADSPEIIVQRIEAGRSVMVPAEYLQRIGRLRGVTEKRGRLWGYYYDPAVKANYTVMTSEQDQLSINDIVIGEGIARTRGLSIGDYLTLRSHEGKAFSFRVLRLLESESELISSDLLLMNSEGYRRLFGIDESVYTDLVLSVRNPREIQKIAEKLTLLLPDSRPILRAEILRTYESLFSWRQGVMLILLLGSVLAFVIFAWDKASGLSAEERKEIGILKAVGWETGEVMRMKFWEGMIISLTAFLIGYLAAYLHVFYTSAGLFEPVLKGWSVLYPSFQLTPSVDGLQLATLFFFTVLPYTLATIVPVWRTSITDPDLVMR
- a CDS encoding nitrous oxide reductase accessory protein NosL, producing MSETSNKERRNLLKLLSAAGLTGLSGGVLAGQGVGAMVPGKGWVKASEASCDGDGTPLQFIPKKAPDSNPLEKELEKYAKCPYCGMDRTKWHHSRHLVHYDDDLVDATCSIHCLAISLSLNIDRGPKAIYAADYAADDEIKPLINVDQASYLIGAKLKGTMTTRSKMAFGSVAAAKVIQAEKGGALASFDEALSEAYAGMAKDTLMVRKKRSERRRKMMQKMKQQKG
- a CDS encoding carbohydrate kinase family protein; its protein translation is MNNKKLIIYGEVLYDCFPNGEQVLGGAPFNVAWHLQAFGQSPYFVSRVGRDAEGERILQAMADWGMETAGVQQDDEHPTGRVVISLEQGEPSYEIMADAAYDFIDSTALNSLGCEMLYHGSLGLRNTTARSALERLKQNGAESVFLDVNLRPPWWQRESVMRWINQADWLKLNQHELDQLDGGAGDLHEQALAFKQKHDLTGLIVTMGEQGAFVLSDQPSPLQVIPEASQETVDSVGAGDAFTAVMLLGLNSRWPLKLTLQRAQSFASAIVGKRGATVSSAKFYADFISRWESQGSNAD
- a CDS encoding ABC transporter ATP-binding protein, encoding MLIELTDVRKAFNQGKPNEFWAIQGITTQFEVNRISCLKGASGSGKTTLMSMIGCLSRPTSGRIRLQDRTISSLPERFLTQVRRHTFGFIFQRFNLIPGLSVVENIMLPAYPLGLKASSLRSRADRLLEQFLLADKTDNPVEWLSGGEAQRVAICRALINDPKILIADEPTANLDSRLSREFMALLDELSKAGKTVLISSHDPVVFDSPVVDRVVELEDGVMVPGER
- a CDS encoding HAD-IIB family hydrolase; the encoded protein is MYICLISVHGLIRGHDLELGRDADTGGQTKYVVDLAKALAERDGISRVDLVTRRVVDAEISDDYAEPLELLSEKAKIVRIDAGPEGYLAKETLWDHLDSFMDNLLNWLKSQPRMPDIVHTHYADAGYVGVRLSHLLGVPLVHTGHSLGRDKQHQLLAKGFSRKEIRERYNMDRRVEAEEEVLANADLVITSTHNEIEEQYSLYNHYQPDNMAVIPPGTNLTQFHPPSRGANIPFRKTLSRFLRDPDKPIILALSRPDERKNILTLLEVYGESSQLQSVANLVIVAGNRDDIRDMESGPQSVMTDILMTIDLYDLYGRVAVPKRHLAKEVPEIYQLTALSEGVFVNPALTEPFGLTLLEAAASGLPLIATENGGPVDIIGNCNNGLLVDPLNKKAIRRSLLKILHDNELWQKFARNGLNGVRKHYSWKAHAKKYLAMIKPMPAEHERLPTKPLKHVKYRYRDRAIFTDLDQNLLGNPTGLKRFIKVVRDNRKCATFGIATGRRLDDALSIMKKFSIPIPDVLITSLGTKIHYTQGLSMDDYWGEHIDHLWQPKGIRRVLADLPGIKPQPKQDQSFFKIGYHYDPNKAPSVDEINALLRKEELTCNVIHAFGQFLDVLPSRASKGQALRYVAQRLDVPLEHILVAGGSGSDEDMMRGNTLAVVVANRHHEELSHMIDLERIYFAEQSHALGILEAIDHYDFFRSCHVPEEP
- a CDS encoding TlpA family protein disulfide reductase codes for the protein MSILFVVFSLTILNGCQSEHSALTKGEPPPAFQLQDLNGDRVNVTKDFAGKVVVIRFWADWCPFCKSEMQSIEPVYQAYRSKGLVILAVNVRQDRETASAFIDELNISYPVLLDQEGAVAREYGVIGLPTTFILDRDGRLHTRIIGESTAELFARIVDALI